A single window of Aspergillus puulaauensis MK2 DNA, chromosome 5, nearly complete sequence DNA harbors:
- a CDS encoding zinc finger MYND domain-containing protein (COG:S;~EggNog:ENOG410PZ7E;~InterPro:IPR002893;~PFAM:PF01753) produces the protein MDMARRRNQKSGLSAPAKREIQNPDLGKSEVHTPSENASSTDDPSPPTDTLDYRQDEDCCVICNASSARLCLWCRSTWYCSIECLEEDFSTHKLLCQQISSLPPRPSPEHVRAIFFPETARRPQLTWLKYESGVDNFDGTVWTKLLTNPYLGHDECKTKRLRIEQNPMRSRTFERGFERRSSERAGYCITIVYRASGNPCLNESILTSLSPSGVGESPLRGPVVAVREHPGKLYENIALSDFRHIVDYLMNYVAPRQVSRIVTAPTTGPAAPLHGVKIRCYGESQNKAGASFESAGYQCCWLCLR, from the exons ATGGATATGGCGAGACGTCGCAATCAGAAATCTGGACTTTCAGCCCCTGCAAAGCGAGAAATCCAGAACCCCGACCTAGGAAAGTCTGAAGTGCACACTCCAAGTGAAAACGCATCCAG CACCGACGACCCTTCTCCTCCTACCGACACGTTGGACTACCGACAAGACGAAGATTGCTGTGTCATATGCAATGCGAGCTCCGCTCGTCTATGTCTTTGGTGTCGAAGCACTTGGTACTGCTCCATCGAGTGTTTAGAAGAAGACTTCTCCACGCACAAATTGCTCTGCCAACAGatttcctctcttcccccGCGCCCATCTCCAGAGCATGTCCGAGCAATATTCTTCCCCGAGACTGCACGCAGGCCACAACTCACTTGGCTGAAATACGAGTCTGGTGTTGACAACTTCGATGGTACGGTCTGGACAAAGCTCCTCACAAACCCCTACCTCGGCCATGACGAGTGCAAGACCAAACGCCTGAGGATTGAACAAAATCCGATGCGATCTCGGACATTTGAGAGAGGTTTCGAACGTCGCAGCTCGGAGCGCGCTGGCTATTGTATCACGATAGTGTACCGTGCAAGTGGCAACCCCTGTCTAAATGAAAGTATCCTCACCAGCCTTTCCCCGTCCGGCGTCGGAGAGAGTCCACTCCGCGGTCCCGTGGTTGCTGTGCGCGAGCATCCCGGTAAGCTCTACGAGAATATCGCCCTGTCGGACTTTAGACATATCGTCGACTACCTCATGAACTACGTCGCTCCGCGCCAGGTCTCCCGTATCGTAACCGCACCTACCACTGGACCAGCGGCACCCCTTCACGGCGTCAAGATACGGTGCTATGGAGAATCTCAGAATAAAGCAGGGGCCAGTTTCGAATCCGCGGGATATCAATGCTGTTGGCTGTGCCTTCGGTGA
- a CDS encoding NAD(P)/FAD-dependent oxidoreductase (COG:E;~EggNog:ENOG410PK56;~InterPro:IPR006076,IPR036188;~PFAM:PF01266;~TransMembrane:1 (i12-29o);~go_function: GO:0016491 - oxidoreductase activity [Evidence IEA];~go_process: GO:0055114 - oxidation-reduction process [Evidence IEA]) — MTSRISSKSSPIVIVGAGVFGLSTAIHLAQRGYTNVKVLDKQTYHETEYSYDKGCDAASADINKIIRMAYGSQMEYQTLALDALSRWKEWNEEIKTGSTRPPGFTADDALFINNGNLTMFSDSSLPEFETRTMENMAKAGLERSQIVLTKPIDVDRAKTNGFGFAVDPFKRKDNYGILDIQGGFVYADKACRFALHKAEALGVQFISGPKRGLFSGFVRDGESHIKGVRTADGTSHSAELTIMACGGWTPSLVTQLDHLCETTAGSVCIFQLPPGSALWDRFAPENFPTWTYDIRHGASGGLYGFARDTNGAVKIGYRGTKFTNPQTQADGVSRSIPTTRWTAESTRQMPLLAARTIRSFVEKHMPELLSCETKNRLCWYTDSFDNHFVVDFVPDVDGLMVATGGSGHGFKFLPNLGSHVVDRIEGRPSDYLHLWRWRSLGPDQRPYNSIMEGESSARSLKHQDLTADDCLIKQQARI; from the exons ATGACATCCCGCATTAGCAGCAAGTCGTCGCCGAttgtcatcgtcggcgcGGGCGTCTTTGGGCTAAGCACAGCCATCCATCTTGCTCAACGCGGCTATACAAATGTCAAAGTCTTAGACAAGCAGACGTACCATGAGACGGAGTATTCTTATGATAAAGGGTGTGACGCTGCATCCGCTG ACATCAACAAAATAATCCGAATGGCGTACGGGTCTCAGATGGAATATCAGACCCTCGCACTGGATGCACTCTCTCGGTGGAAAGAGTGGAACGAGGAGATTAAAACTGGAAGCACCCGACCTCCAGGATTTACAGCCGACGACGCTCTGTTCATCAACAATGGGAATCTCACCATGTTCTCCGATAGTTCCCTGCCCGAATTTGAGACGAGAACCATGGAGAATATGGCCAAGGCTGGACTGGAAAGGTCCCAGATCGTCCTGACCAAGCCAATCGATGTAGATAGGGCAAAGACAAACGGCTTCGGTTTCGCTGTTGATCCATTTAAGCGAAAAGACAACTACGGGATACTTGATATCCAAGGCGGGTTTGTGTACGCCGACAAGGCCTGTCGCTTTGCTCTCCACAAGGCAGAGGCACTGGGAGTCCAATTCATATCTGGGCCTAAACGAGGTCTGTTCTCGGGTTTCGTCCGCGATGGCGAATCTCATATCAAGGGTGTCAGAACGGCAGATGGCACATCGCATTCTGCGGAACTGACAATCATGGCTTGTGGAGGATGGACCCCATCCCTTGTCACTCAACTTGATCATCTCTGCGAAACCACGGCTGGAAGTGTCTGCATATTCCAACTGCCCCCGGGGTCGGCCTTGTGGGACCGCTTTGCACCGGAGAACTTTCCTACTTGGAC GTACGATATTCGTCACGGAGCCAGCGGCGGCCTCTACGGATTCGCCCGGGACACCAACGGAGCAGTGAAGATAGGGTACCGGGGAACCAAATTCACGAACCCCCAGACGCAAGCAGACGGTGTCTCCCGAAGTATTCCCACCACACGGTGGACAGCAGAATCGACTCGGCAGATGCCGCTCTTAGCAGCGCGCACGATTCGAAGCTTCGTTGAAAAGCATATGCCGGAGCTTCTCAGTTGTGAAACCAAGAACCGCCTGTGCTGGTACACCGATTCATTCGATAATCACTTTGTTGTTGACTTTGTCCCTGATGTCGATGGGTTGATGGTTGCGACGGGAGGTAGTGGCCATGGATTCAAGTTCCTGCCGAATCTTGGAAGCCACGTCGTTGACAGGATCGAGGGAAGGCCGAGCGATTATTTGCATctttggaggtggaggagccTTGGGCCTGATCAAAGACCGTATAACAGTATCATGGAGGGTGAAAGTAGTGCAAGGTCATTGAAGCATCAGGATCTAACGGCAGATGATTGTCTGATCAAACAGCAGGCTCGCATTTAG
- a CDS encoding uncharacterized protein (COG:G;~EggNog:ENOG410PVZC;~InterPro:IPR005829,IPR005828,IPR036259,IPR020846;~PFAM:PF00083,PF07690;~TransMembrane:11 (o78-97i109-127o133-153i165-187o199-219i297-316o336-354i361-381o401-419i431-455o461-480i);~go_component: GO:0016021 - integral component of membrane [Evidence IEA];~go_function: GO:0022857 - transmembrane transporter activity [Evidence IEA];~go_process: GO:0055085 - transmembrane transport [Evidence IEA]), with translation MALKNLFTESTLATYIKKVRAAPRQLVWNRHLLLSTLCYATASMPLTWDQGSSGTIPILPGFQDHFGFGNSNAGELRYFVSIPFAGAGVGALLSLFINDRIGRLWSWRLYTAIWIIGQLVMCFTPTLGGLWVARVICGLGIGPLTVVGTMSIVEIAPTEIRGLLAVWFSVLMCISGVVSIFTVLGAYVHIPTSRLQYQVVWFSPCVFFALLIGASFLLCESPRWLWLVGRHDEAIETLVLLRGLPADHPRVTSELEEIKNAIERETTHYDAGTSRLLGNFKETFTVRSNLRRVQQTLISYALAQISGANSITSYFIPILNLLGEAGGTTHSLFMSGMYSTSKVFFTLIASLLLIDALGRRGSLFLGAFLQMVSDIYLAVYLKYEQAGNVNMTMSEAAIGMLFVHALGYAIGLFVLPYVFGGELWPNRIRSFGGAISQSFHWLFFFAMNFALPSLLTATNNWGAFLFFAACCLIAIIYVFFMVPETSGLSVEELDALFEGSWFNAYKYTRKRNQNRILLEGTDLERHDQEGDHGSSEWKRRSSDGDNLK, from the exons ATGGCATTAAAGAATCTGTTCACCGAGTCAACCCTTGCGACATACATTAAGAAAGTGCGCGCAGCCCCCAGGCAGTTAGTATGGAACAGACACTTGCTCCTCTCAACGCTGTGCTACGCCACCGCATCGATGCCCTTGA CTTGGGATCAAGGCTCATCCGGCACCATTCCCATCCTGCCCGGCTTCCAGGACCACTTCGGCTTCGGGAATAGTAACGCTGGCGAACTGCGGTATTTCGTTTCGATCCCCTTCGCCGGTGCTGGCGTTGGCGCTCTATTGTCCCTTTTTATCAACGATCGTATCGGACGGCTGTGGTCGTGGCGGTTATACACGGCCATCTGGATCATCGGACAGCTGGTGATGTGCTTCACCCCTACCTTAGGAGGCCTATGGGTAGCCAGAGTTATCTGTGGATTAGGGATCGGCCCATTAACCGTCGTCGGCACTATGTCTATCGTTGAGATTGCCCCTACTGAAATCCGAGGCCTACTGGCGGTCTGGTTCAGTGTCCTGATGTGTATATCCGGCGTGGTATCCATCTTCACGGTATTAGGAGCATACGTCCACATCCCAACCAGCCGGCTGCAGTACCAGGTTGTATGGTTCTCGCCATGCGTGTTCTTTGCCCTGCTTATCGGCGCAAGCTTCCTCCTGTGTGAATCGCCTCGCTGGCTATGGCTAGTTGGCCGCCACGACGAGGCGATAGAAACATTAGTTCTGTTACGTGGACTCCCAGCCGACCACCCCCGAGTCACTTCGGAGCtagaggagatcaagaacgCAATTGAACGAGAAACTACACATTACGACGCCGGTACTTCGAGACTACTCGGTAACTTCAAAGAGACCTTCACTGTTCGCTCGAACCTGCGGCGCGTACAGCAGACGCTTATCTCGTATGCTCTGGCCCAGATATCCGGCGCGAATTCGATTACGTCTTATTTCATCCCGATTCTGAATCTCCTTGGTGAGGCGGGAGGAACGACCCATAGTCTCTTCATGAGTGGCATGTATAGCACGTCGAAGGTTTTCTTTACCCTGATTGCCTCGTTGCTCCTTATCGATGCGCTGGGGAGACGGGGATCGTTGTTCCTAGGCGCCTTCTTGCAGATGGTCTCGGATATATATCTGGCTGTATATCTTAAGTATGAACAGGCAGGGAATGTCAATATGACCATGTCCGAGGCGGCCATTGGAATGTTATTCGTCCACGCACTCGGATATGCAATTG GACTCTTCGTCCTCCCATACGTATTTGGGGGAGAACTCTGGCCGAATCGCATCCGATCATTTGGCGGCGCCATTAGTCAAAGCTTCCACT ggctgttcttcttcgccatgaACTTCGCACTCCCATCCCTCCTCACAGCCACAAATAACTGGGGCGCTTTCCTATTTTTCGCCGCGTGCTGCCTTATTGCGATTATCTATGTGTTCTTCATGGTCCCTGAAACTTCGGGACTTAGtgtcgaggaactggatgCGCTGTTTGAGGGATCGTGGTTTAATGCGTATAAGTACACCAGGAAGCGTAATCAGAACCGCATTTTACTTGAAGGGACGGATCTTGAGCGTCATGACCAGGAGGG GGATCACGGCAGTTCAGAGTGGAAGCGACGGTCGAGCGACGGAGACAATCTGAAGTAG
- a CDS encoding uncharacterized protein (COG:S;~EggNog:ENOG410PVJ4;~InterPro:IPR036864,IPR007219,IPR001138;~PFAM:PF00172,PF04082;~go_function: GO:0000981 - DNA-binding transcription factor activity, RNA polymerase II-specific [Evidence IEA];~go_function: GO:0003677 - DNA binding [Evidence IEA];~go_function: GO:0008270 - zinc ion binding [Evidence IEA];~go_process: GO:0006351 - transcription, DNA-templated [Evidence IEA];~go_process: GO:0006355 - regulation of transcription, DNA-templated [Evidence IEA]), whose product MPDPHSRPAKGASRRLRTGSRTTVACVSCKERKLRCDDQAPACTNCQRNKLACLVEDPATKRLQPRNYTALLEHRVKLLESAVRQLQPGVAQSRARAAEGDGHEVSDLCSIMGVLSLNAAGAEPRFLGSSSAFAFTRFISPSIRQLIPSIAPDLTGNRDQTVAPEPCLLPEYSTAVRLSNAYFQNIHPQYPFLDEATFRIWEAALKDPVTAMSIYYKPGPLFFLNMVYAIGALLLPSPGCSPEQLYASALLYIDDILCHDNIESIQVLLCCAAYSLRSSQGTSHWKLAGQALRQCVNLGYHRSSKHLLTNISPKEQELQKQVFWSAYQMECAAAVMLGRPLSLRFEDIDAEFPKEDGDPECEPKSPPTSTVKQPTMMTYANHAFRIRSLQGCTQTQVYSDTTLQDPKIRQSRINKLSTMLDDWKSSLPPPRSPPDTGALSFFTTPDWYQAAYNHAILHLHRVQLTNKKEPASDAVVMKCLHAAKEVCHSFRRQFVGGPTTYTWSALHELFIAGLTYLYCLWTSAVARTASRLDQVSNTCTDCTMVLVVFAERWRDAAPYRDIFQALASRTITMIADSPNYSSDGIISVTEDDPGDVSQWMVDIADTGVSLGAGQLLSEFVDGLSPR is encoded by the exons TGCCTCGTTGAGGACCCCGCAACTAAACGGCTCCAGCCACGAAACTATACAGCGCTCCTGGAACATCGCGTCAAGCTTCTCGAATCTGCAGTACGGCAGCTTCAACCCGGCGTTGCTCAGTCCAGAGCCCGCGCTGCAGAAGGCGATGGCCATGAAGTCTCGGACCTCTGTTCAATTATGGGAGTGCTGAGTTTGaatgctgctggtgctgagcCACGGTTCTTAGGTTCATCATCGGCCTTTGCGTTTACGCGATTCATCAGTCCGTCGATTCGGCAATTGATCCCGTCAATAGCTCCTGATCTCACAGGGAATCGAGATCAGACAGTAGCACCGGAGCCATGTCTGCTACCAGAATACAGCACGGCTGTCAGATTGAGCAACGCGTATTTCCAGAATATCCACCCGCAGTATCCTTTCCTAGACGAGGCGACTTTTAGGATTTGGGAGGCAGCGCTGAAAGACCCCGTCACTGCGATGTcaatttattataaaccaGGCCCGCTATTCTTCTTGAATATG GTATATGCTATTGGTGCTCTGTTACTTCCGAGTCCGGGTTGCTCCCCAGAACAACTGTACGCCTCTGCGCTACTCTATATTGATGATATATTATGCCACGACAACATCGAGTCTATACAGGTCCTTCTTTGCTGCGCTGCCTATTCCCTAAGGTCGTCGCAGGGCACATCCCATTG GAAGCTCGCAGGGCAGGCTCTACGCCAATGTGTCAACCTCGGTTACCATCGCAGCTCAAAGCATCTCCTAACAAACATATCCCCAAAGGAGCAAGAACTGCAGAAACAGGTCTTTTGGAGTGCATACCAAATGGAGTGTGCGGCCGCCGTCATGTTAGGGCGGCCTTTGAGCTTGCGatttgaggatatcgatgcAGAG TTCCcaaaggaagatggcgatcCAGAATGTGAACCGAAGTCACCACCTACCAGTACGGTCAAGCAGCCTACGATGATGACCTATGCCAACCACGCATTCCGTATCCGGTCCCTACAAGGCTGCACCCAAACCCAGGTCTATTCCGATACCACGCTCCAAGACCCCAAAATTCGGCAATCCCGCATCAATAAACTATCTACCATGCTCGACGACTGGaaatcctccctcccccctccccgTTCTCCTCCTGATACCGGCGCGCTGTCCTTCTTCACAACCCCAGACTGGTACCAGGCCGCCTACAACCACGCGATCCTCCATTTACACCGAGTCCAGCTGACGAATAAAAAAGAGCCCGCAAGTGACGCAGTGGTCATGAAATGCCTCCACGCAGCAAAGGAGGTCTGCCACAGCTTCCGGCGCCAATTCGTCGGCGGCCCAACCACGTACACCTGGAGTGCATTGCACGAGTTATTCATAGCAGGGCTTACCTATCTGTACTGCCTCTGGACATCCGCCGTTGCGCGTACAGCTTCTAGGCTTGATCAGGTCAGTAATACCTGTACGGACTGTAcgatggtgctggtggtgtttgcGGAGCGCTGGCGTGATGCTGCACCTTATCGCGATATCTTCCAGGCGTTGGCGAGTAGGACTATTACGATGATTGCGGATTCACCGAATTACAGCAGTGATGGGATTATATCAGTTACTGAGGATGATCCAGGGGATGTAAGCCAGTGGATGGTTGATATTGCGGACACGGGTGTTTCTCTAGGAGCTGGTCAGTTATTGAGTGAGTTCGTGGATGGCCTTTCGCCTCGGTAG
- a CDS encoding asparagine synthetase B family protein (COG:E;~EggNog:ENOG410PKVY;~InterPro:IPR029055,IPR017932,IPR006426,IPR033738, IPR001962;~MEROPS:MER0034539;~PFAM:PF13522,PF00733,PF13537;~go_function: GO:0004066 - asparagine synthase (glutamine-hydrolyzing) activity [Evidence IEA];~go_process: GO:0006529 - asparagine biosynthetic process [Evidence IEA]): MCGITAFLTLGQNPAPDRANTEDEIHQSLDIVKHRGPDASGKWISDDNRVGLGHVRLSIVDLRPEANQPFHDPEDDVYAVVNGELYDHERYRADLSAEYNFRSNSDCEIVLALYKRYGVSFLSHLRGEFAIVLWDAKREVFLATRDRYGVKSLYYTVVGGRFLVATEMKQFLAYGWQPEWDVRALVEVGWAFDDKTVFRGVKKIQPGQYILSRNYGDIKREKYWDLQYPDKSTKETRTEEEMIEGVRQRLLDAIRVRLRADVPVGIYLSGGIDSSAIAGMIVHLVKEGAKLGDSLSQDLSRIQCFTVQFDKDSGADESDIAQRTAEFLGVKFNPVHVTEEIIAKRFEDTIWYSEAFMADTNGVGKLAMAEVAHDAGFKVVITGEGSDEHFAGYSFFQREYMQEPDQSWITQGYTPEKYALAAEKESKIQFYGVNIPISPILPSTLRTLNNTKVASVTSRTIALRFADWAADNEKLKRNDTPTVFVESLDGQTRENMMRKWHPLHTSEYTWTRTAFTNILLRYLGDNIDMAYQVESRPAFLDHNLTEYVNGLPPSLKLKYDYDTGKFTEKYILREAVKPFVTEEIYKRTKQPYLGPLRFPADGPLHRKLAGLVTRENVEALGFVDWEQTKGLVPKAFEEGDHMAFRASISIAQFVVISKRFGVKTALPEMWS; the protein is encoded by the exons ATGTGCGGAATAACAGCTTTCCTAACCCTTGGCCAGAATCCTGCTCCCGACAGAGCAAACACCGAAGACGAAATCCACCAGAGCCTCGACATCGTGAAACACCGTGGGCCAGACGCATCCGGGAAATGGATTAGCGACGATAACCGCGTTG GCCTCGGACACGTCCGGTTGTCCATCGTGGACCTGCGCCCAGAAGCAAACCAGCCCTTCCACGaccccgaggatgatgtATACGCAGTCGTAAATGGCGAGCTATACGACCACGAGCGATACAGGGCGGATCTCAGCGCCGAATATAACTTCCGCAGCAACAGCGACTGCGAAATTGTGCTTGCGCTGTATAAACGCTACGGGGTTAGCTTTCTAAGTCACCTGCGTGGGGAATTCGCGATTGTGCTCTGGGATGCGAAACGGGAGGTCTTTCTGGCGACGAGGGATCGGTATGGTGTTAAGAGTCTTTATTATACCGTTGTTGGGGGTAGATTTCTTGTTGCGACGGAGATGAAGCAGTTTCTGGCGTATGGATGGCAGCCGGAGTGGGATGTTAGGGCTCTGGTTGAGGTTGGGTGGGCGTTTGATGATAAGACTGTGTTTAGGGGCGTGAAGAAG ATCCAACCGGGCCAGTATATCCTGAGCCGGAACTATGGCGATATCAAGAGAGAAAAGTACTGGGACCTGCAATACCCCGACAAG TCTACAAAAGAAACCcgaacagaagaagaaatgatCGAAGGGGTCCGGCAACGCCTACTCGATGCAATTCGAGTCCGCCTCCGCGCAGACGTCCCAGTCGGAATCTATCTCAGCGGTGGAATCGACTCGTCCGCAATCGCAGGGATGATCGTGCACCTCGTGAAAGAGGGCGCGAAGCTAGGAGACAGCTTGAGCCAGGATCTCTCGCGGATCCAGTGCTTCACGGTGCAGTTTGACAAAGACAGCGGGGCTGATGAGTCTG ATATCGCCCAACGGACGGCCGAATTCCTCGGGGTGAAATTCAACCCTGTCCATGTCACGGAGGAGATTATTGCCAAGCGATTCGAAGACACCATCTGGTACAGCGAAGCCTTCATGGCAGACACCAATGGGGTGGGCAAATTGGCGATGGCTGAAGTCGCGCACGATGCCGGGTTCAAAGTTGTTATTACCG GGGAAGGGTCCGACGAACACTTCGCCGGCTACAGCTTCTTCCAACGCGAGTACATGCAGGAACCAGATCAATCCTGGATCACCCAGGGCTACACCCCCGAGAAGTACGCACTCGCCgccgagaaagaaagcaagatcCAATTCTACGGGGTAAACATCCCCATCTCTCCGATCCTCCCCTCGACACTGCGCAcactcaacaacaccaaagtcGCCAGCGTCACTAGCCGCACTATAGCCTTGCGGTTCGCAGACTGGGCAGCAGACAATGAGAAGCTTAAACGGAACGACACCCCTACCGTCTTTGTCGAGTCTCTCGACGGACAGACGCGCGAGAACATGATGCGCAAATGGCACCCGCTTCATACATCCGAGTACACCTGGACGAGGACCGCGTTCACGAATATCCTCCTACGGTATCTAGGCGATAACATCGACATGGCATACCAGGTTGAGTCCCGCCCCGCGTTTCTAGACCATAATCTAACAGAGTACGTGAACGGCCTCCCTCCATCCCTGAAACTCAAATACGACTACGACACTGGGAAGTTCACCGAGAAGTATATCCTGCGCGAAGCCGTGAAACCATTCGTTACGGAGGAGATCTACAAGCGCACAAAGCAACCGTATTTGGGGCCGTTGCGGTTCCCTGCCGACGGACCGCTGCATAGGAAgctggctgggttggtgaCGAGGGAGAATGTTGAGGCGTTGGGGTTTGTGGATTGGGAGCAGACGAAGGGTCTTGTGCCGAAGGCGTTTGAGGAAGGGGATCATATGGCGTTTAGGGCTTCGATTTCGATTGCCCAGTTTGTTGTTATTTCGAAGAGATTTGGTGTTAAGACTGCGCTGCCTGAGATGTGGTCTTAG
- a CDS encoding uncharacterized protein (COG:E;~EggNog:ENOG410PUH4;~SECRETED:SignalP(1-20)) yields the protein MHSLSPVAIALFAILKTAAAQDNIGFGPAFSLGPTNSWIREANTTLVLPETPGLKDRLALWPGMGTSGGDLIQALAVSFEDPNANCGASEGQWCTWASTLQGEQLGGDQVPANAGDELTMSYVYNEGTDEYDQSVAINGEVVSTLSTSSGKAEGWGTAVECQDDACKITVAAHKYTSTTILLDAEDNSFGDTLGLNEATSSGLTTSDNGKTWTVDTININEHTYDL from the exons ATGCACTCTCTCTCCCCGGTAGCAATCGCGCTGTTCGCGATCCTCAagaccgccgccgcccaaGACAACATCGGGTTCGGGCCTGCCTTCTCCCTGGGACCGACCAACTCATGGATCCGCGAGGCGAACACCACCCTCGTCCTCCCCGAGACTCCCGGCCTCAAGGACCGTCTTGCCCTGTGGCCTGGTATGGGAACTAGCGGGGGAGATCTGATCCAGGCTTTGGCTGTCTCGTTTGAGGACCCCAATGCGAACTGCGGCGCGAGCGAGGGACAGTGGTGTACTTGGGCTAGTACCCTGCAGG GCGAGCAACTCGGTGGCGACCAGGTTCCTGCGAACGCGGGTGATGAGCTTACCATGAGCT ACGTCTACAACGAGGGTACCGATGAGTACGACCAGTCCGTCGCAATTAACGGCGAGGTTGTGTCTACCCTGTCGACGA GCTCCGGAAAGGCTGAGGGTTGGGGCACGGCGGTTGAGTGTCAAGACGACGCCTGCAAGATCACCGTCGCTGCGCACA AATACACATCGACCACGAttcttctcgacgccgaagacAACTCCTTCGGCGACACGCTCGGTCTCAACGAAGCGACGTCCAGCGGTCTGACGACGTCCGACAACGGCAAGACCTGGACGGTGGATACCATCAACATCAATGAGCACACGTATGATCTGTAG
- a CDS encoding uncharacterized protein (COG:S;~EggNog:ENOG410PZ7E) has translation MPLRLRKCAIREFVQDVTNPNASMLMLMLNPERNDWGMPHLRWRFNIGNVFVARDDGENLDVRDLEMMCHFARFKLQPMFKGVAQEKSEVESEAEDNDEDVHIVGAKQKALKWITWENMEKHWDMVW, from the coding sequence ATGCCTCTGCGCCTACGGAAATGTGCCATCCGGGAGTTCGTTCAAGATGTGACCAATCCCAATGCTTCCATGCTTATGCTAATGCTTAACCCCGAGCGTAATGATTGGGGCATGCCGCATTTGCGCTGGCGCTTTAACATCGGGAATGTTTTTGTCGCccgagatgatggagagaaTCTCGATGTGCGGGACTTGGAGATGATGTGTCATTTTGCCAGATTCAAGTTGCAGCCTATGTTCAAAGGGGTAGCGCAGGAGAAGAGCGAGGTGGAGTCTGAAGCTGAGGACAACGACGAAGACGTACATATTGTCGGTGCTAAGCAGAAGGCTCTGAAGTGGATTACTTGGGAGAATATGGAGAAGCATTGGGACATGGTGTGGTAG